A section of the Prionailurus bengalensis isolate Pbe53 chromosome C2, Fcat_Pben_1.1_paternal_pri, whole genome shotgun sequence genome encodes:
- the MAP3K7CL gene encoding MAP3K7 C-terminal-like protein isoform X2 yields MQVFKQHCQIAEEYNEVKKEIALLEERKKELIAKLDQAEKEKVDAAQLAREFEVLMEENRTLKLAQSQCVEQLEKLRIQYQKRQGSS; encoded by the exons ATGCAGGTGTTCAAACAGCACTGTCAAATAGCAGAAGAATACAATGAGGTCAAAAAGGAAATCGCTCTGCTTGAGGAAAGGAA AAAGGAGCTCATTGCCAAGCTGGATCAGGCAGAAAAGGAGAAGGTGGACGCCGCTCAGCTGGCCCGGGAATTCGAGGTACTGATGGAGGAGAACCGGACATTGAAGTTGGCTCAGTCCCAATGTGTAGAACAGCTGGAAAAACTTAGAATACAGTATCAGAAGAGACAGGGCTCATCCTAA